A window from Sus scrofa isolate TJ Tabasco breed Duroc chromosome 2, Sscrofa11.1, whole genome shotgun sequence encodes these proteins:
- the SLC22A6 gene encoding solute carrier family 22 member 6 (The RefSeq protein has 3 substitutions, 1 frameshift compared to this genomic sequence): MAFNDLLLQVGGVGRFQQIQVTLVVLPLLLMASHNTLQNFTAAIPAHHCRPPADTNLSRDTELEAWLPRDGQGRPASCLRFTSPQRGPPFPNGTGTNGTGTTEPCTNGWIYDPGTFPSTIVTEWDLVCSRRALRQLAQSLYMVGVLLGAMIFGYLANRLGRRKVLILNYLQTAVSGTCAAFAPNFPVYCAFRLLSGMSLAGISLSCMTLNVEWMPIHTRACVGTLIGYVYSLGQFLLAGVAYAVPRWRHLQMLVSVPFFAFFIYSWFFIESARWYSSSGRLDLTLKALQRVAWINGKREEGASLSMEVLRASLNKELTMDKGQASAMELLRCPVLRRLFLCLSLLWXATSFAYYGLVMDLQGFGVSIYLIQVIFGAVDLPAKLVGFLVINTMGRRPAQMASLLLAGICILINGVVPQDQSIVRTALAVLGKGCLAASFNCIFLYTGELYPTMIRQTGLGMGSTLARVGSIVSPLVSMTAELYPSMPLFIYGAVPVAASAATALLPETLGQPLPDTVQDVESRRKRQRRRQKQQQEQQKQMVPLQASA, from the exons ATGGCCTTCAATGACCTCCTGCTGCAGGTGGGGGGAGTCGGCCGCTTCCAGCAGATCCAGGTCACTCTGGTGGTTCTCCCCCTGCTCCTCATGGCCTCCCACAACACCCTGCAGAACTTCACGGCCGCCATCCCCGCCCACCACTGCCGCCCACCTGCTGACACCAACCTCAGCAGGGACACGGAGCTGGAGGCCTGGCTGCCCCGGGACGGCCAGGGGCGGCCTGCATCCTGTCTCCGCTTCACGTCCCCCCAGCGGGGGCCGCCCTTTCCCAATGGCACAGGGACCAACGGCACGGGGACCACGGAGCCCTGTACCAATGGCTGGATCTATGACCCCGGCACCTTCCCTTCCACCATCGTGACTGAG TGGGACCTCGTGTGCTCTCGCAGGGCCTTACGCCAGCTGGCCCAGTCCCTGTACATGGTGGGGGTGCTTCTCGGAGCCATGATATTCGGGTACCTGGCAGACAG GCTGGGCCGCCGGAAGGTGCTGATCTTGAACTACCTGCAGACGGCTGTGTCAGGAACTTGCGCTGCCTTCGCCCCCAACTTCCCCGTCTACTGTGCCTTCCGGCTCCTCTCCGGCATGTCGTTGGCTGGCATCTCCCTCAGCTGCATGACACTGA ATGTGGAGTGGATGCCCATCCACACGCGGGCCTGCGTGGGCACCCTGATAGGCTACGTCTACAGCCTGGGCCAGTTCCTCCTGGCTGGTGTGGCCTACGCTGTGCCCCGCTGGCGCCACCTGCAGATGCTCGTCTCCGTGCCCTTTTTTGCCTTCTTCATCTACTCCTG GTTCTTCATCGAATCGGCCCGCTGGTACTCCTCCTCTGGGAGGCTGGACCTCACCCTGAAGGCCCTGCAGAGAGTGGCCTGGATCAATGGGAAGCGGGAAGAGGGGGCCAGTCTAAGTATGGAG GTGCTCCGGGCCAGCCTGAACAAGGAGCTGACCATGGACAAGGGCCAGGCCTCGGCCATGGAGCTGCTGCGCTGTCCTGTCCTTCGCcgcctcttcctctgcctctccttgCTGTG GTTTGCCACTAGCTTTGCCTACTACGGGCTGGTCATGGACCTCCAGGGTTTTGGGGTCAGCATTTACCTAATCCAGGTGATCTTTGGTGCTGTGGACCTGCCT AAGCTTGTGGGCTTCCTTGTCATCAACACCATGGGCCGCCGGCCTGCCCAGATGGCCTCACTGCTGCTGGCAGGCATCTGCATCCTGATCAATGGGGTGGTACCCCAGG ATCAGTCCGTTGTCCGAACCGCCCTTGCTGTGCTGGGGAAGGGCTGCCTGGCTGCCTCCTTCAACTGCATCTTCCTCTACACTGGGGAGCTGTACCCCACAATGATCCG GCAGACAGGCTTGGGAATGGGCAGCACTCTGGCCCGAGTGGGCAGCATCGTGAGCCCGCTGGTGAGCATGACCGCCGAGCTCTACCCCTCCATGCCTCTCTTCATCTACGGCGCTGTCCCTGTGGCTGCCAGCGCTGCCACTGCCCTCCTGCCGGAGACCCTGGGCCAGCCACTGCCAGACACAGTGCAGGACGTGGAAAGCAG